The Klebsiella sp. RHBSTW-00484 genome includes a window with the following:
- the punC gene encoding purine nucleoside transporter PunC codes for MQQPGKGFLVWLAGLSVLGFLATDMYLPAFAAIQQDLNTSAASVSASLSLFLAGFAIGQLFWGPLSDRYGRKPVLLSGLAIFAIGCLGMLWVQDATLMLALRFIQAIGVCAAAVTWQAMVTDYYPAHRTNRIFAAIMPLVGLSPALAPLLGSWLLVHFEWQAIFAVLFAITLLLMLPALRLKAAKKTVVGTQQKLTFLALLRSREYSGNVLIYAACSASFFAWLTGSPFILHEMGYSPTVIGLSYVPQTIAFLVGGYGCRAALQKWSGQQILPWLLVIFSISVAATWLVGLQANATLVGLMIPFCAMAVVNGGIYPIVVAQALKPFPQATGRAAALQNTLQLGLCFIASLLVSTLIATPLQTTTSVMLISIVLAGIGYRMQYKATALATESSHA; via the coding sequence TTGCAACAACCTGGGAAAGGATTTTTAGTCTGGCTGGCCGGGCTCAGCGTGCTCGGCTTTCTGGCCACCGATATGTATCTGCCGGCTTTCGCCGCGATCCAACAAGATCTCAACACTTCAGCAGCTTCAGTCAGCGCCAGCCTGAGCTTGTTCCTGGCAGGATTTGCCATTGGACAGCTTTTTTGGGGGCCGCTCTCCGACCGTTACGGACGCAAGCCGGTACTGCTAAGCGGCCTGGCCATTTTCGCTATCGGCTGTCTGGGGATGCTTTGGGTGCAAGATGCCACACTGATGCTGGCGCTGCGCTTCATTCAGGCAATTGGCGTTTGCGCCGCCGCCGTGACCTGGCAAGCGATGGTGACCGATTACTACCCAGCCCATCGCACGAACCGTATTTTTGCCGCCATTATGCCGCTGGTGGGCTTGTCTCCAGCACTGGCGCCGCTGCTCGGCAGCTGGCTGCTGGTTCATTTCGAATGGCAGGCTATTTTCGCCGTTCTGTTCGCGATAACCCTGTTGCTCATGCTGCCTGCCCTGCGCCTGAAAGCGGCGAAAAAGACGGTTGTCGGCACCCAGCAGAAGCTGACTTTCCTTGCCCTACTACGCTCGCGCGAATACAGCGGCAACGTGCTGATTTATGCCGCCTGCTCCGCCAGCTTTTTCGCGTGGCTGACCGGCTCGCCATTTATTCTTCACGAGATGGGTTATAGCCCGACCGTTATCGGCCTGAGCTACGTTCCACAAACTATCGCGTTTCTGGTTGGTGGTTACGGCTGTCGCGCGGCTTTACAAAAATGGTCAGGGCAGCAGATTCTGCCGTGGCTGCTGGTGATTTTCTCCATCAGCGTTGCCGCTACCTGGCTGGTAGGTTTGCAGGCTAATGCCACACTTGTCGGATTAATGATTCCGTTCTGCGCAATGGCAGTGGTAAATGGCGGTATTTATCCTATCGTCGTTGCTCAGGCGCTGAAGCCGTTCCCGCAGGCGACCGGTCGCGCCGCAGCCTTGCAAAATACCTTACAGTTGGGTCTTTGCTTTATCGCCAGCTTGCTGGTTTCTACGCTGATAGCGACACCGCTGCAAACCACCACCAGCGTGATGCTTATTTCCATTGTGCTGGCCGGTATCGGTTACCGTATGCAGTACAAGGCCACCGCGCTGGCAACAGAATCGTCACATGCTTAA
- a CDS encoding RidA family protein — translation MGMIVRKNYPQLGEVKAPYVHSVRHGNTLYISGLTAFGTAAQRSGIAGQAEEIFSQIGKIASAEGTDFSALIKVTLFITSFEEIDELREVLYRHYGASLPASSLVEVSRLFSPDLKIEIETVFGL, via the coding sequence ATGGGTATGATAGTACGGAAGAATTATCCGCAATTGGGTGAGGTTAAGGCTCCCTATGTCCACTCAGTAAGGCATGGTAACACGCTCTATATTTCAGGGCTAACCGCGTTTGGCACGGCTGCGCAGCGCTCAGGCATTGCCGGACAGGCTGAAGAGATCTTCAGCCAGATCGGAAAAATCGCCAGCGCAGAAGGCACGGATTTTTCAGCCCTGATTAAGGTGACCCTATTCATTACTTCTTTTGAAGAGATCGACGAGTTGCGTGAAGTGCTCTACCGACATTACGGCGCCAGCTTGCCAGCCAGTTCTCTGGTTGAAGTTAGCCGCCTTTTTTCTCCCGATCTCAAGATAGAAATTGAGACTGTATTCGGCCTCTGA
- a CDS encoding riboflavin synthase subunit alpha produces MFTGIVQGTAKVVSIDEKPNFRTHVVELPEHMLAGLETGASVAHNGCCLTVTEINGPRVSFDLMKETLRITNLGGIREGDCVNVERAAKFSDEIGGHLMSGHIMTTAEVVKILTSENNRQIWFKVQDPTLMKYILYKGYIGVDGISLTVGEVTPTRFCVHLIPETLQRTTLGAKKLGDRVNIEIDPQTQAVIDTVERVLAAKDAALKAAAE; encoded by the coding sequence ATGTTTACCGGTATTGTGCAGGGGACCGCGAAGGTTGTGTCCATAGACGAGAAACCCAATTTTCGTACCCACGTGGTGGAGTTGCCTGAGCATATGCTTGCGGGGCTCGAAACCGGGGCGTCAGTGGCGCACAATGGCTGTTGTTTGACCGTCACCGAGATTAACGGCCCGCGGGTGAGTTTTGATCTGATGAAAGAGACGCTGCGTATAACCAACCTGGGCGGGATCCGTGAAGGCGATTGTGTGAACGTTGAGCGGGCAGCAAAATTCAGCGATGAAATTGGCGGCCACCTGATGTCCGGTCATATTATGACGACTGCGGAAGTGGTGAAAATTCTAACCTCGGAAAATAATCGCCAGATTTGGTTTAAGGTTCAGGACCCAACGCTGATGAAATATATCCTCTATAAAGGATATATCGGTGTTGATGGGATTAGCCTCACCGTGGGTGAAGTGACGCCAACACGTTTTTGCGTGCATTTGATTCCCGAGACGCTGCAACGTACAACGCTTGGCGCGAAAAAACTGGGCGACCGGGTCAATATTGAAATTGATCCGCAGACTCAGGCGGTCATTGATACCGTTGAGCGCGTGTTGGCAGCAAAAGATGCCGCGCTGAAAGCGGCGGCGGAGTAA
- a CDS encoding PTS transporter subunit EIIC: protein MNKYKNIAIEIVNTIGKENIASATHCATRLRLQVKDRQKIDDEKIRNISEVKGVFYNSGQYQIILGTGIVNKVYQEFVNEYQVAEVSKDEMTKQSTGRLQRGIRNLSDVFVPIVPVLGATGLFLGLKGVIFNDTVQAWFGGSVADIPVALQTLTTVLCDTAFAFLAAFICWSAFKKFGGTPIIGFLIGLMLVSPALPNAYDVAYGNSSPIYVFGFIPLVGYQGSILTALITGIIGAKLEIFFRRVMPNSMDLIFTPFIVILIAVAIALLILGPLVHGFEHYAVMAIQQFLTLPAGIGGLLIGFIYPIAVMTGMHHMFIMIETSLIAGTGFNPLITVCAMYGFANAAVCLAISLKSKNVAFKTAGISATITQLLGVSEPALFGIVMQSGLRAIIVMLTSSALGGMVLSLLSIKANSYGLAVLLSPLMYLYDRYQFISYITVGIAVFIFAFIMTFVFVNTNKTTKKS from the coding sequence ATGAACAAATATAAAAATATTGCCATCGAAATTGTTAATACCATTGGCAAGGAAAACATTGCCTCCGCGACGCACTGCGCCACTCGCTTACGTTTGCAGGTGAAAGATCGGCAGAAAATTGATGATGAAAAAATCCGCAACATCAGCGAAGTGAAAGGCGTTTTTTATAATTCAGGTCAATATCAGATAATCCTTGGCACCGGCATCGTGAATAAAGTCTACCAGGAGTTCGTTAACGAATATCAGGTCGCCGAAGTTAGCAAAGATGAGATGACGAAGCAAAGCACGGGACGCTTACAGCGAGGGATACGCAATTTATCCGACGTCTTTGTGCCGATAGTACCGGTGCTCGGGGCAACCGGTCTGTTCCTCGGCCTGAAGGGCGTTATCTTTAATGACACGGTGCAGGCCTGGTTTGGCGGCAGCGTCGCGGACATTCCCGTGGCCCTGCAAACGCTGACCACGGTGCTTTGCGATACTGCCTTTGCCTTTCTTGCGGCATTTATCTGCTGGTCGGCGTTTAAGAAATTTGGCGGAACGCCGATTATCGGCTTTTTGATCGGCCTGATGCTGGTCTCCCCCGCACTACCGAACGCCTACGACGTAGCGTATGGCAACAGCAGCCCTATTTATGTTTTTGGCTTTATTCCGCTGGTGGGTTATCAGGGGTCGATTCTGACCGCGCTCATCACCGGTATTATTGGCGCGAAACTGGAAATATTTTTCCGCCGGGTGATGCCTAATTCTATGGATCTTATTTTTACGCCATTTATTGTCATTCTGATCGCGGTCGCCATCGCCTTATTAATTCTAGGGCCGCTGGTACATGGTTTTGAACATTATGCGGTAATGGCCATCCAGCAATTTTTGACATTACCGGCGGGTATTGGCGGATTGTTAATTGGTTTTATCTATCCGATTGCGGTGATGACCGGGATGCATCATATGTTCATTATGATTGAAACCTCGCTGATTGCTGGTACTGGCTTCAATCCATTAATTACCGTTTGCGCGATGTACGGTTTTGCCAACGCCGCCGTGTGTCTGGCTATTTCGTTAAAATCCAAAAATGTCGCGTTTAAAACCGCGGGTATTTCCGCCACTATTACCCAGCTACTTGGCGTTTCTGAACCCGCGTTGTTCGGGATTGTGATGCAGTCCGGACTCCGCGCTATTATCGTAATGTTAACCAGCTCCGCGCTGGGTGGAATGGTCCTCTCTTTGCTGTCGATAAAAGCCAACTCTTACGGTCTGGCGGTTCTGCTGTCGCCATTAATGTATTTGTATGACCGTTATCAGTTTATATCCTATATTACCGTCGGAATCGCCGTATTTATCTTCGCCTTCATAATGACGTTCGTTTTTGTCAATACCAATAAAACCACGAAAAAATCTTAG
- a CDS encoding glycoside hydrolase family 13 protein, which yields MNQPQQTAWWKESVIYQVYPKSFYDSNNDGIGDIKGIIAKLPYLKKLGITMIWVSPFYQSPMADNGYDIADYYAVNPDLGQMQDVDNLIKQASEMGIQVMIDLVVNHTSDEHPWFQAALADPQSKYRDYYIFKPAVAGGAPNNWRSIFGGSAWEKVAGEETWYLHVFHKKQPDLNWENPQLREEIYSMVNWWLDKGIAGFRIDAITFIKKDQDYGSLPADGVDGLASIKSKSRNRPGIELFLNELKEKTFNRHRCVTVGEAPGVPLDEYDSYIGPNGYFDMIFDFHAADIDVENGSEWFKQRDWRIGEFREALFASQRAFCQTGWGTTFIENHDQPRALSKLIRDVEYQNAIGARALAGMYFFMQGTPFIYQGQELGMKNFQRTSIDEFDDISSLDNYHRSLAEGFTCEQALGFINQRSRDNSRTPFPWSDGVNAGFNLGAKPWLPFSAPDFSVNAQSQAADKHSVFSFYQTMIDLRNKRYPQALIYGSFAPIENVDDRIVAYERKTDTQRFVSITNLSAQHLPFTLPAGEVVLNNYANIGATLQPYQTILVKE from the coding sequence ATGAACCAGCCGCAACAGACCGCATGGTGGAAAGAATCTGTTATTTATCAGGTTTACCCAAAAAGCTTTTATGACAGTAATAACGACGGTATCGGCGATATCAAAGGTATTATTGCCAAACTGCCTTATCTCAAGAAGTTAGGTATTACCATGATTTGGGTCTCGCCCTTTTATCAGTCACCGATGGCGGACAATGGTTATGATATTGCCGACTACTATGCGGTGAACCCTGATTTGGGCCAAATGCAGGATGTTGACAACCTGATAAAGCAGGCGTCAGAAATGGGAATACAGGTAATGATCGACCTGGTGGTCAACCACACCAGCGACGAACATCCCTGGTTCCAGGCGGCCCTTGCTGACCCTCAATCAAAATATCGTGATTACTACATTTTCAAACCCGCGGTTGCGGGGGGCGCGCCAAATAACTGGCGCTCCATCTTCGGCGGCAGCGCATGGGAAAAAGTCGCGGGCGAAGAGACCTGGTATCTTCACGTTTTCCATAAAAAACAGCCGGACCTGAACTGGGAAAATCCTCAACTGCGTGAGGAAATCTACTCCATGGTCAACTGGTGGCTGGATAAAGGCATTGCCGGGTTTCGTATTGACGCAATTACGTTTATTAAAAAAGATCAGGACTACGGTTCTTTGCCTGCCGATGGCGTTGATGGCCTGGCGTCCATCAAAAGTAAATCACGTAATCGACCGGGGATTGAGCTATTTCTCAATGAGCTGAAAGAAAAAACGTTCAACCGCCACCGCTGCGTAACCGTGGGCGAAGCGCCGGGCGTCCCTCTGGATGAGTACGACAGCTATATTGGCCCCAATGGCTACTTCGATATGATCTTTGATTTCCACGCTGCGGATATCGATGTCGAAAACGGTTCAGAGTGGTTTAAACAGCGCGACTGGCGTATTGGCGAATTCAGAGAAGCGCTGTTTGCCAGCCAGCGGGCATTTTGCCAGACCGGCTGGGGAACGACGTTTATTGAAAACCATGACCAGCCGCGCGCGCTGTCAAAACTCATCCGCGACGTTGAGTATCAAAATGCGATCGGTGCCAGGGCGCTAGCCGGTATGTATTTTTTCATGCAGGGAACGCCGTTTATTTACCAGGGCCAGGAGCTGGGGATGAAAAACTTCCAGCGCACGAGCATTGATGAATTTGATGATATTTCAAGCCTGGATAACTACCATCGCTCTCTGGCGGAAGGATTTACCTGCGAACAGGCTTTAGGCTTTATCAACCAGCGCTCAAGGGATAACTCACGAACCCCCTTCCCGTGGTCCGATGGCGTTAATGCTGGCTTTAACCTGGGCGCGAAGCCCTGGCTGCCTTTCTCCGCACCTGACTTTAGCGTCAATGCGCAAAGCCAGGCTGCTGATAAACATTCCGTTTTCTCTTTTTATCAAACGATGATCGATTTAAGAAATAAGCGCTACCCGCAAGCGCTTATCTACGGTTCATTCGCGCCGATAGAGAACGTAGACGACCGCATCGTGGCCTATGAACGGAAAACGGACACCCAACGCTTTGTCTCTATCACTAATTTAAGTGCCCAACACCTGCCTTTTACGCTTCCGGCGGGCGAAGTGGTCCTCAATAATTACGCCAATATTGGCGCAACCCTGCAACCCTATCAGACCATTCTCGTGAAGGAATGA
- a CDS encoding LacI family DNA-binding transcriptional regulator, with translation MATIKDVAEKAGLSVTTVSRFLNNHPYISEDKKEKILAAMKALDYEPSTVAQQMRGVKTHRIGILISRITNPYFASLVDALEVTARKHGYSVLIVQNHDSAGEEESCLDLLKKKIIDGLILCAVENDKNVIEQYQKYGPILLCNTSIDDTSLPVVKVDDELATYNAVSWLLNKGYQKIAYSTGGSFEQKGHGSRRNRGFITAMQSAHQPIHDHLIFRHLHTYRDGRHLAEQILKMDKNERPDAIFTGSDEVACGLISALSAKGVSIPGELAVMGFDNLPIAEMIPIPLTTISQPIEQLGRISVERLLAMINHAQYRYDEEDLQSELIIRASA, from the coding sequence ATGGCAACCATAAAAGACGTAGCGGAAAAAGCAGGCTTATCGGTAACGACGGTTTCTCGTTTCCTGAACAATCATCCTTATATCTCGGAAGATAAAAAGGAAAAAATCCTCGCGGCGATGAAGGCGTTGGATTATGAACCGAGCACCGTCGCACAGCAGATGCGCGGCGTGAAAACCCACCGGATTGGCATACTGATCTCACGGATAACCAACCCCTATTTTGCCAGCCTGGTCGATGCCCTTGAGGTGACCGCACGCAAGCATGGCTATTCAGTACTGATCGTGCAAAACCATGACAGCGCAGGGGAAGAGGAAAGCTGTCTCGATCTGCTGAAGAAAAAGATTATTGATGGTCTTATTTTATGTGCCGTTGAGAACGATAAAAACGTCATCGAGCAATATCAGAAATATGGCCCTATTCTGCTGTGCAACACCAGCATTGATGACACCAGCCTGCCTGTTGTTAAGGTGGATGATGAACTGGCAACCTACAATGCGGTCAGCTGGCTGCTCAACAAAGGTTATCAAAAAATCGCCTACTCTACGGGCGGGAGCTTTGAGCAAAAAGGGCACGGTAGCAGACGAAACCGTGGCTTTATTACCGCTATGCAAAGCGCACATCAGCCAATTCACGATCATCTTATTTTCCGCCATCTTCATACTTACCGCGACGGGCGGCATCTGGCTGAGCAAATCCTGAAAATGGATAAAAACGAGCGCCCTGATGCTATTTTTACCGGTAGCGATGAAGTCGCCTGCGGATTAATTTCCGCGCTTTCAGCCAAAGGGGTCAGCATTCCCGGTGAACTGGCGGTTATGGGCTTTGATAATTTACCCATTGCCGAGATGATCCCTATTCCGCTGACCACCATCAGCCAGCCCATTGAACAGCTAGGCCGAATTTCCGTAGAGCGCCTGCTGGCGATGATTAACCACGCTCAATATCGCTATGACGAAGAAGATTTGCAGTCTGAATTAATCATCAGGGCATCCGCTTAA
- the punR gene encoding DNA-binding transcriptional activator PunR, which yields MWSEYSLEVVDAVARNGSFSAAAQELHRVPSAVSYTVRQLEEWLAVPLFERRHRDVELTPAGVWFLQEGRSVIKKMQITRQQCQQIANGWRGQLSIAVDDIVKPARIRQMIVDFYRHFDDVELIVFQEVFNGVWDALADGRVELAIGATRSIPVGGRYAFRDMGMLSWDCVVASDHPLAKIDGPLSDDVLRNWPSLVREDTSRSLPKRTTWLLDNQKRVVVPDWDASATCLSAGLCVGMVPKHFAQPRIDSGEWTALALENPFPDAACCLTWQQSDASPALMWLLDYLGDSETLNREWLRAPE from the coding sequence ATGTGGTCAGAATACTCACTTGAGGTGGTTGATGCTGTTGCGCGTAACGGCAGTTTTAGTGCAGCGGCGCAGGAGCTACACCGCGTACCTTCAGCGGTGAGCTATACCGTGCGTCAGTTGGAAGAGTGGCTGGCGGTTCCGCTCTTTGAACGTCGTCACCGCGATGTCGAATTAACCCCGGCCGGGGTCTGGTTTTTGCAGGAAGGGCGCTCTGTTATCAAAAAAATGCAGATCACTCGTCAGCAATGTCAGCAGATAGCCAACGGTTGGCGCGGGCAGCTATCCATTGCCGTCGATGACATCGTCAAACCGGCGCGTATTCGGCAAATGATTGTTGATTTCTATCGTCATTTTGATGACGTTGAACTGATTGTCTTTCAGGAGGTATTCAACGGCGTCTGGGATGCGTTAGCTGATGGTCGCGTGGAATTAGCTATCGGCGCGACGCGCTCAATTCCCGTCGGTGGGCGCTATGCGTTTCGCGATATGGGGATGCTGAGTTGGGATTGCGTGGTGGCGAGCGATCATCCTTTGGCGAAAATAGACGGCCCGTTAAGCGACGATGTGTTGCGCAACTGGCCGTCACTGGTACGGGAAGATACTTCGCGCTCGCTACCGAAACGCACGACATGGCTGCTGGATAATCAGAAGAGGGTGGTGGTGCCGGACTGGGACGCTTCCGCGACCTGCCTCAGCGCAGGGTTGTGTGTTGGCATGGTGCCAAAGCATTTTGCGCAGCCGCGAATTGATAGCGGAGAATGGACGGCGCTGGCGCTGGAAAACCCATTCCCTGATGCGGCCTGCTGCCTGACGTGGCAACAAAGCGATGCTTCACCGGCGCTGATGTGGCTGCTGGATTACCTTGGCGACAGCGAAACGTTGAACCGGGAGTGGCTGCGGGCGCCGGAATAG
- a CDS encoding GNAT family N-acetyltransferase, with product MSTPIFRQATPADVDRCYTIEITAYEGDEAATREKIATRINRYPEGFMCMELDGEVIGFINAGCAWDVVMSDEEFKELIGHDPAAPNVVIMSVVLDPDFQGQGYSSLMMREFVSRMKAMNKQTIHLMCKDRHVDLYAHFGYRYIKPSESDHGGMAWHEMMMEL from the coding sequence ATGTCTACACCCATCTTTCGCCAGGCGACGCCCGCCGATGTTGATCGCTGCTATACGATAGAAATCACCGCCTATGAAGGCGATGAGGCCGCGACCCGGGAAAAAATCGCCACCCGTATTAATCGTTACCCGGAAGGTTTTATGTGCATGGAACTGGACGGTGAAGTGATTGGATTTATCAATGCGGGCTGCGCCTGGGACGTGGTGATGTCGGATGAAGAGTTCAAAGAGCTTATTGGGCACGACCCCGCGGCACCGAATGTGGTCATTATGTCGGTGGTGTTAGATCCTGATTTTCAGGGGCAAGGCTATTCATCGCTTATGATGCGCGAATTTGTCTCTCGCATGAAAGCCATGAACAAGCAAACTATCCATTTAATGTGCAAAGATCGGCATGTCGATCTTTACGCGCATTTTGGCTACCGTTATATCAAACCTTCTGAGTCCGATCATGGCGGCATGGCCTGGCATGAGATGATGATGGAGCTGTAA
- the cfa gene encoding cyclopropane fatty acyl phospholipid synthase encodes MSSSCIEEVSVPNDDWYRIVAELLGRAGIEINGPAPSDLRIKNPLFFKRVLQEGSLGLGESYMDGWWDCERLDLFFHKVLRAGLESQLPHHFKDTLRIAGARLFNLQSKKRSWIVGKEHYDLGNDLFSRMLDPFMQYSCGYWKDAQNLEDAQQAKLDLICQKLQLEPGMRVLDIGCGWGGLAYYMAKNYQVSVIGVTISAEQQKMAQQRCEGLDVTILLQDYRDLHDSFDRIVSVGMFEHVGPKNYDTYFDVVDHNLKADGRFLLHTIGSKKTDHSVDPWINKYIFPNGCLPSVRHIAQASETHFVMEDWHNFGADYDTTLMAWYERFLNSWPEIADNYSERFKRMFSYYLNACAGAFRARDIQLWQVVFSRGVEHGLRVAR; translated from the coding sequence ATGAGTTCATCGTGTATAGAAGAAGTAAGCGTACCAAATGATGATTGGTACCGGATTGTCGCTGAATTATTAGGCCGTGCGGGCATCGAAATTAACGGTCCTGCCCCCTCCGATCTGCGGATTAAAAACCCCCTCTTTTTTAAGCGCGTTTTACAAGAAGGGTCGCTGGGATTGGGAGAGAGCTATATGGACGGCTGGTGGGATTGTGAGCGGCTGGATTTATTTTTCCATAAAGTCTTACGTGCCGGACTGGAAAGTCAACTTCCCCACCATTTTAAAGATACCCTTCGCATCGCGGGCGCTCGCTTATTCAATCTGCAAAGTAAAAAAAGGTCCTGGATAGTCGGCAAAGAACATTACGACTTAGGTAACGATCTTTTCAGCCGCATGCTCGACCCTTTTATGCAATATTCCTGCGGATACTGGAAAGATGCGCAGAATCTGGAAGATGCACAGCAGGCAAAATTAGATCTGATCTGCCAAAAGCTGCAGCTTGAACCCGGAATGCGGGTGCTGGATATTGGCTGCGGCTGGGGTGGTCTGGCTTACTATATGGCTAAAAACTACCAGGTCAGCGTTATTGGTGTCACTATTTCAGCCGAACAGCAAAAGATGGCCCAGCAGCGTTGTGAAGGGCTGGACGTAACAATTCTGCTTCAGGACTATCGCGATTTGCATGATAGTTTTGACCGCATTGTTTCCGTTGGTATGTTTGAACATGTCGGGCCTAAAAATTACGACACCTATTTTGACGTGGTGGATCATAATTTAAAAGCTGACGGTCGTTTCCTGCTGCACACAATCGGCTCGAAAAAAACCGACCATAGCGTCGACCCGTGGATTAATAAATATATCTTCCCGAACGGTTGTCTGCCGTCGGTACGCCACATCGCACAGGCCAGTGAAACGCATTTCGTGATGGAAGATTGGCATAATTTCGGTGCCGATTATGACACCACGCTAATGGCATGGTATGAGCGTTTTCTCAATAGCTGGCCGGAAATCGCTGACAACTATTCGGAAAGATTCAAACGTATGTTTAGCTATTACCTGAATGCCTGTGCTGGTGCTTTTCGCGCCCGCGATATTCAGCTCTGGCAGGTGGTTTTTTCTCGCGGTGTCGAACACGGCCTGCGCGTGGCTCGCTAA
- the mdtK gene encoding MdtK family multidrug efflux MATE transporter — translation MQKYFIEARQLLALAIPVILAQVAQTSMGFVDTVMAGGYSATDMAAVAIGTSIWLPAILFGHGLLLALTPVIAQLNGSGRRDRIAHQVRQGFWLAGFVSVLVMVVLWNAGYIISSMHNIDPALADKAVGYLRALLWGTPGYLFFQVARNQCEGLAKTKPGMVMGFIGLLVNIPVNYIFIYGHFGMPELGGVGCGVATASVYWVMFFSMISWVRRARSMRDIRSPEPFSKPDFEIIKRLVQLGLPIALALFFEVTLFAVVALLVSPLGIVDVAGHQIALNFSSLMFVLPLSLAAAVTIRVGFRLGQGSTLEAQTSARTGVGVGVCMAVITAVFTVLMRKQIALLYNDNPEVITLASQLMLLAAIYQISDSIQVIGSGILRGYKDTRSIFFITFTAYWVLGLPSGYLLALTDIVVPRMGPAGFWCGFIIGLTSAAIMMMLRMRFLQRQPSSVILQRATR, via the coding sequence GTGCAGAAGTACTTTATTGAAGCGCGTCAGTTATTAGCACTGGCTATACCCGTTATTCTGGCTCAGGTAGCCCAGACTTCTATGGGCTTCGTCGATACCGTTATGGCAGGCGGCTATAGCGCAACCGATATGGCGGCGGTCGCCATTGGTACCTCGATTTGGTTACCGGCGATCCTCTTCGGCCACGGCCTGCTGTTGGCCCTGACTCCGGTCATTGCCCAATTGAATGGTTCTGGTCGTCGCGACCGCATTGCCCATCAGGTACGCCAGGGATTCTGGCTGGCGGGCTTCGTCTCTGTTCTGGTGATGGTTGTGCTGTGGAACGCCGGTTACATCATCAGTTCGATGCATAACATCGACCCGGCGCTGGCAGATAAAGCCGTTGGCTATCTGCGCGCACTGCTGTGGGGTACACCGGGCTATCTTTTCTTCCAGGTCGCACGTAACCAGTGCGAAGGCCTGGCAAAAACCAAACCTGGAATGGTCATGGGGTTTATCGGCCTGCTGGTCAACATTCCGGTTAACTACATCTTTATCTACGGTCACTTCGGGATGCCGGAACTTGGCGGCGTTGGCTGCGGCGTCGCAACAGCTTCGGTTTACTGGGTGATGTTTTTCAGCATGATCTCCTGGGTTCGCCGGGCACGCTCAATGCGTGATATTCGCAGCCCTGAGCCGTTCAGCAAACCAGATTTCGAAATCATCAAGCGACTGGTACAACTGGGTCTGCCGATTGCGCTGGCGCTGTTTTTTGAAGTGACCCTGTTCGCCGTCGTCGCGCTGCTGGTCTCCCCTCTGGGCATTGTCGACGTGGCCGGGCACCAGATAGCCCTAAACTTCAGCTCGCTGATGTTCGTTCTGCCTCTGTCCCTCGCGGCGGCAGTGACCATTCGCGTAGGTTTCCGCCTTGGTCAGGGCTCAACCCTGGAAGCGCAAACGTCAGCCAGAACCGGCGTTGGCGTCGGGGTGTGCATGGCGGTTATCACGGCAGTTTTTACTGTCCTGATGCGTAAGCAAATCGCGCTGTTGTATAACGACAACCCTGAGGTCATCACGCTGGCTTCCCAGTTGATGTTATTAGCCGCGATCTACCAGATTTCCGACTCGATTCAGGTCATCGGCAGCGGGATCCTGCGTGGCTATAAAGACACGCGTTCCATCTTTTTTATCACTTTTACCGCCTACTGGGTGCTGGGACTGCCAAGCGGCTATCTGCTGGCATTAACCGATATTGTGGTTCCGCGCATGGGCCCTGCAGGCTTCTGGTGCGGATTTATTATCGGTTTAACCTCTGCGGCCATCATGATGATGCTGCGTATGCGCTTTTTGCAACGTCAGCCTTCCAGCGTGATTTTGCAGCGCGCAACGCGCTAA